Below is a genomic region from Tepidiforma bonchosmolovskayae.
CGCCCTGCCCGAGCACACCGACTACCGCGATACGGGCTGCGACCTCGCGCCCTCCTGCCTCGCCTGCCCGCTGCCGCAGTGCCGCTACGACCTGCCCGGCGGCCTCGCCGCCATGCTCCGCTCCCGGCGCGATGCCGCCATCGCCGATGCCGTCCGCCGCCGCCACCTGCCCATCGACGATGTCGCCGAAATGTTCGGCCTCTCCCGCCGCAGCGTCTTCCGCGCGCTCCGCCGCGTCGAACGGCCGGGCCGGCAGCAGTAAGCCGCCGGCACGGCGGAGGTGGTTTCGGGGGCAGCGCCCGCGCGGGCGGGACATCCGTTGCAGGCGCCGCCAGGGAGGAACCCTCCGATATGACATTCGGCGGGGTTCTCCCCTTACAACGCAGGAACCCTGCAAAAATTATTGTCAAAATTTCGCGGCAACGGTCCGCGCCCGCCCTCCCGGCGCCCGGTTCCGCCGCTCCGCCCGAGACGGTACGCTGGGCCCATGGAGCAGGTCATCGGTCACGCCGACCTCCGCCGCGAACTCGCCGCCCTGGCCGCCAGCCCCGAGCCGCCCCACGCGCTCCTCTTCGCCGGCCCCGAAAGCACCGGCCGGACGGTCCTCGCGCGCTACCTCGCGATGCTCCTCAACTGCGAGGTGCTCCATGCGCCGCCGGCAGCCGGGGCCTCCCTCTTCGGCGATGCCCTCCCGCCCGCTGCAGGCGCCGTCGGCGAACCGTGCGGCGCCTGCCGGGCCTGCCGCCTCATTCTCGAAGGGGCCCACCCCGACGTCATCACGGTCGCCCCCGGCGATACCCTCTGCCGCCCGCGCGAGGGCGAATCCCATCCCGCCCACCCCGACTCCGCCGATATCCGCATCTGCCAGGTCCGCGGCATCACCGAACTCGTCGCCCGCTACCCGTTCGAGGCCCGCACCCGCGTTATCATCATCGACCCGGCCGACCGCCTCGCCCTCTACGCCGCGCCTGCCCTCCTGAAGACGCTCGAAGAGCCGCCCGGCCACACCGTCTTCGTTCTCATCACCGCGGCGCCCGACCGCCTCCTCGAAACGATCGTCTCCCGCTGCCGCCGGATCGACGTCCGGCCTGTCGCCCGCGCCGAGATCGAAGCCGGGCTCCTCGCCCGGGGCGTCGAACCGCGCATCGCCGCCGAGGCCGCAGCCGCAGCCCGCGGGCGCCCCGGCCGCGCCCTCGACTTCGTCGCCGACCCCGACCTCATGGGCGCCCGCAGCCGCATTCTCGGGCGGTGCGCCCAGGTTGCAGCCGGGGGCATCCCCGCCCGCTTCGACTACGCTCGCTCCCTCGCCGAGCGCTGGCGCGGCGACCAGGCCGCCGTCCGCTTCGAGCTCGAGTGCTGGGAGGCCTTCTGGGAGGAGCGGCTTCGCCGCGCCGCAGCCGCGGGCGCCCGCCAGGAGCTCGCCGGCCTGCTCGAAGCGCTCCGCGCCATCGCCGCCGTCCGCGAGCACCTCCTCGCCAATGTCCAGGCCCGCGCTGCGTTCGACCTCATGCTCCTCCGCTTCCCCCGCGTTACACTGGAACCCAGCACCGAGGAAGAACTCCCGGCCCATGCCTGAACGACCCCCGCGCGTCGCCGGCGTGCGCTTTCGAAACGCCGGCAAGATTTTCTATTTCCACGCCGCCGGGCTTCGCCTCGAACCGGGCGAATACGTCGTCGTCGAAACCGTCCGCGGGCCCGAAATCGCCCGCGTCGTCATCGCGCCCGACCAG
It encodes:
- a CDS encoding DNA polymerase III subunit, with the protein product MEQVIGHADLRRELAALAASPEPPHALLFAGPESTGRTVLARYLAMLLNCEVLHAPPAAGASLFGDALPPAAGAVGEPCGACRACRLILEGAHPDVITVAPGDTLCRPREGESHPAHPDSADIRICQVRGITELVARYPFEARTRVIIIDPADRLALYAAPALLKTLEEPPGHTVFVLITAAPDRLLETIVSRCRRIDVRPVARAEIEAGLLARGVEPRIAAEAAAAARGRPGRALDFVADPDLMGARSRILGRCAQVAAGGIPARFDYARSLAERWRGDQAAVRFELECWEAFWEERLRRAAAAGARQELAGLLEALRAIAAVREHLLANVQARAAFDLMLLRFPRVTLEPSTEEELPAHA